The nucleotide sequence GTGGCCATCTGTAAACCCCTGCGCTATGCTGCTATAATGACCAACAAAATGGTGATCAAGCTGACCGTTTCTGCCTGGGGAGTGGCCTTTGTGTTGGTCGGAATTCTGCTTGGTCTGACAGTACGACTGAAACGATGCAGGACCCTGATCTCAAATTCCCACTGTGACAACGCGTCACTGTTTAAGCTCTCGTGTGAGGATGTGTTCATTAATAATGTGTATGGTCTCACTTTCACTGTGGTCCTGTACACAGCTTCTATAGGCAGCATTGTTCTTACCTACACTAAAATAACAGTAGTGTGtcttaacaataaaaacaggtcTTTGAACAGTAAAGCTTTAAAGACCTGCAGCACTCATCTCTTTGTATATCTGATTATGTCCGTATGTGGACTGCTCATTGTTTTCCTGCATCGATTCCCTCAGTACTCAGACTACAGAAAACTATCCACTATCGTGGGCCATATTATCCCTGGCAGCCTCAATCCCATTATTTATGGTGTGCAGTcccaagaaataaaaagattaatGTCAAAATTGTTGCATTCTActaaaatgtttgcataatGTAAATGCAgatggattttaaaaacatacagtcattaaaaatgttcttgtctttgctgttttcttcaAACAACTGAAGTGGACATGGGTCAGATACTGTCTGTAGCAATATGTTGCTAATAAATTCCTGAGCTTTTTTCTAAAGATTTCTGCAACCCTTCAACTTTGTCACTATTAAAGCTTTGAACAGTTACATGTAATAATTTTTAGCTTTATTCCTCTTGTCGATGGAGGTCTCCTGTAGCACCTAAAGGTAAAGCCAAGAGTGAAACACGTAAAAACTCTCCACAAggcaaatgcaaacacaagtgTTTGTTGTATACAATCTGTAAATCTATCGTCTATCTTACAAAGAACATCACATGTACCATACACACCATCACAATTTTTAAGCGTCATAGCTCGAATGAGTTttgagttttttgttgttgatgcaGTGGAGGTGAATAGAATTAATAGAGGTTTTGCAATAAGTATTTTCAGAAATAGTGTCCTGGCTAATTATTATCATCTGCTGTTCATACTGTTATCAGTAGAACCTTTAGAAATTACTTAAGCTGAAACAGAAACTTTAATGTAACTGGGAACACACTTTTTGGAATCTCTGGACTAAAGCAGCACAATATGGAATATTATATGGATGAGTTTATGAGAAACCTTTAAGAAGTTGCAGCGATGCACCAAGGCAAATTTGTTAttaattacttgtttttttcttatgtctCTGTGCCTTTAAATGCACAGAAGGAAGAAATTAGTGCTGTGTTTCAGAGAGGTTAGTCCAGTAGGGGTTGGTCAATATGCCTAAACCCAAAGAGCAGGTCATGGCGCCTGAGAGGTTGCAAGCAGCCACTGCTTCCCAGTCAGGTCTCAGTAGTCATGTGACTAgttcttttgtttaataaagactCACTTTTAAACAGACAGTTTTACAAAGCCAAACATATCATCCTTACAGGAGCTAAACACACAAAGTCCgtcaaaatacttttaaaaggCTGCATTCCAATTCTGGATTTTTTTATAAGCAGTTTTGGAAAACTGTATCTTTAGGGGCTGCGTCCTTCTAAGGCTGTCTAAGTGTTAAGTTGTGTGATGTTTGATAGCTATGCTACATTAATCCAGTTTCCCTCCGGCTCTCTGTGAAGCTGCTTACAGCGGAGCTGCAGATTTGACACTGCTGTC is from Channa argus isolate prfri chromosome 22, Channa argus male v1.0, whole genome shotgun sequence and encodes:
- the LOC137108304 gene encoding olfactory receptor 8G17-like, with translation MENYTFNSFTLQLEGLNISKDSIYPVFFLLSLFYLFLILVNVGIVVLVFTDKSLHQPMYLLFCNLPVNDILGNSIWVPRLLLDLLRPPSERLISYYECVVQAFITHMFGTTSHTALMIMAFDRYVAICKPLRYAAIMTNKMVIKLTVSAWGVAFVLVGILLGLTVRLKRCRTLISNSHCDNASLFKLSCEDVFINNVYGLTFTVVLYTASIGSIVLTYTKITVVCLNNKNRSLNSKALKTCSTHLFVYLIMSVCGLLIVFLHRFPQYSDYRKLSTIVGHIIPGSLNPIIYGVQSQEIKRLMSKLLHSTKMFA